In a single window of the Desulfonatronovibrio magnus genome:
- a CDS encoding HIRAN domain-containing protein → MKKTQYSQCPLLAQWGDYEKTRFYQHSQHYFGVTGIWRENSEGKKSRVVPKPVSLFKCHVAGFQYYQGLMFFSHLNLGVQLRLLREPNNHHDSKAIAVFTSNGHKLGYISKTHNPLPANLMDNGHILTASLRSASSDMGDYSCLDMGVFVSGGRQGV, encoded by the coding sequence ATGAAAAAAACGCAGTACTCTCAATGTCCACTGCTTGCTCAATGGGGAGATTATGAAAAGACGCGGTTTTATCAGCATTCTCAGCACTATTTTGGGGTCACTGGTATTTGGAGGGAAAATTCCGAAGGTAAAAAATCCAGGGTTGTTCCCAAGCCTGTGTCCCTGTTCAAATGCCATGTGGCAGGATTTCAGTACTATCAGGGGCTGATGTTTTTTTCGCACCTCAACCTTGGTGTGCAATTGAGGTTGCTGCGAGAGCCTAATAACCATCACGACAGCAAAGCCATTGCCGTATTCACCTCAAACGGCCATAAACTTGGCTATATATCCAAAACTCACAACCCGCTTCCTGCAAATCTCATGGATAATGGACACATACTCACAGCCAGCCTGAGGTCAGCTTCATCAGATATGGGGGATTATAGCTGCTTGGATATGGGAGTTTTTGTGAGTGGTGGTAGGCAGGGGGTGTGA